One window from the genome of Candidatus Methylomirabilota bacterium encodes:
- the rpsT gene encoding 30S ribosomal protein S20 — protein sequence MANTRSARKRIKQNEKRRLRNRAIRSQVRSAVKDARAADGASARDAVREAIRTIDKAVSRGILHRNTAARRKSALARKLAAK from the coding sequence GTGGCCAACACGCGGTCAGCCCGGAAGCGCATCAAGCAGAACGAGAAGCGGCGCCTGCGCAATCGCGCCATCCGCAGCCAGGTTCGCTCCGCCGTGAAGGACGCTCGCGCCGCCGACGGCGCCTCCGCGCGCGACGCCGTGCGCGAGGCGATCCGCACCATCGACAAGGCGGTCAGCCGCGGCATCCTCCACCGCAACACCGCCGCCCGCAGGAAGTCCGCGCTCGCCCGCAAGCTCGCCGCGAAGTAG